Part of the Apostichopus japonicus isolate 1M-3 chromosome 13, ASM3797524v1, whole genome shotgun sequence genome is shown below.
CAGTGTAATGTAATGGGCATTCTGAGTATTAGGTACTCTCACCTATGTAGAGTTATACAGTGTAATGTAATGGGCATTCTGAGTATTAGGTACACTCACCTATATAGGGTTATACAGTGTAATGTAATGGGCATTCTGAGTATTAGGTACACTCACCTATATAGGGTTATACAGTGTAATGTAATGGGCATTCTGAGTATTAGGTACTCTCCCCTATGTAGAGTTTGGTCTATAAAGAGTGTAATCCAATGGGCATTCTTGGCATTTTCATACATTAAGTATAACTTCATGCGGAaattttaatgttgatatgtcatagttcgataaaatgagaaaaaagaTGATTACTAGTAAATGTTTCTACAGCTAATATAATTTTCCAGATATTCActataaaatcaaaatcaaatcaaagtgTGCTAAATGCTTAATGTCTGGAATGCTCGATTTGAATACTAATTTATTGTGATGTTGGCTCGTCAGATCAGTCATTGTtaatctgttgttttgtcatagAACAACCAGAGCACCCTTATACATTGAAACCATGTGtgtgtaatgcattgtaaacatgcCATAAACACCTTTATATTTACCTATTGCATTTTATATTGAATTGGAATGAGTGACCTGATGGTCTATGTGATATACTAAATAGTGCAACCACTTTATTGAATGAGCCTCAGATGTAGTTAATGGGtggttttcaacaaaaaagaagaagttccCTATCCcataatttaatgaaaaatttgTGTTAAATTGCttaacatttgaaataaaataataacatgaGCTCTTACTGCAAATGAGAAGACGGACATACTTGAGAGAAAGTTAAGCTCGCACTACAAGAATGATTTTATGCAGAATCATTATTCAACAAAGTTCTATTGTAATATACACTTTTAACATATTCACCATAAAATTACTGTCTGAAATGTTGTTCTATGTCAAAGGTAATGATGGTGTGAACCTTTCTGTTCAGGCCTAATTGTTGATGCTTTAAACCAGAATTCAAaattgcattgtggtttcgatgacgtaacatgagcagttttcttcatgaatctgacatgATGtttagtgagggtgtacaacatacttgatcttagtaatacagtgaaaagcagtgtgatgtgacaaacaataaaattcacAATTTTCTGGAGAATACAACAGCCGATAACGAtataaataatttgttactATTCTCATGTATATAGTTTCTAATCCCGTATTTACATAGCCCCTATGTTACATGCATCTCGTCTGAAGTTCAAAACACATtgtgacttgttgatagttgaaaaattttcatTGTGAAATTTTGACTTGAAGGGTTGCCCAATTCCAAAATTGTGGAATAGTGGGGAATCCccaatttctgtttgtttacgGATTTTATCAACGGTTTTATCCACATGCGAACGTGTTAATGCAATATCGTTTGTAGAGTGTGAATGAAGGATGGTGGGgtgcttttttccaaggtttgtgcttttctttttgaaagtgtatgttaaatatttaaaggccctaatatagcgtgttattttGGATGTCTTTTTTTATAACCGTGCGTGTAGAAGTATGTAGTTGGCCTAGGCTATTCCATTGAATGAATGACATTGACAGCCTTGTAattaagtgctttgaaccatagatgaGATGTTGAGGTAAATCACGGTAGTAGTTAGGACACCGGGGTTCATGTTGCAAGAGTGCCGGTTGTGTGAAATTTGCACAACCACACAACGCTAACATCAACATactaactatatatatcaaatattgtgtaaaacttgtaaaagcatggttttcacaatttgttcCCAGGTGAAcacaaacgaccattgacctccgcccgcaatattaggcttcttgtactcaatgtggtacaaaaacataccaaatatgTGATCTGTCAAAGCgtcccttgcgatattatgtttaggaaggtgtgttagtATAAAGAGACAGggaagaggggagtgaagttaatgtttggcatttgttgattcaaatgacctctgacctccaccaaaagcaatataGCCtacttaaatttgatatggttcatctacaaaccaaatatgagatctgttcaaggttcccttcttgcaaTACCATGTTTGATTTaacctgttgtccccaaatgaccattgacctccaccaaaatcaatagacttcttttactcaatgttatacaccttcataccaagtatgagatctgcccaagcttccaattTGAGATATGTGTAcaagtttttcacaatttgacccctggtgaccccaaatgacctctgacctcaaaaacaataggctttttgtactaCTACACTCtgaatatgaaattggtccgaccttccctacttgagatatcgtgtttacaagctgggcatcacaaacgcacaagcacagacacacacacgccatcatgaatggAAACGTTACGATTATCATGGAGACCAAAACCATCGATATAAtaactttttttaactttgctgGAAAATGTTTTACTACCCTCATGAATTCCAAGCACATTATATGAGAAATTCTTGTTTTGTACTACAGAAGTTGAAAGAGATGCTCCTCTCATACTAACAGTAGAATTGCTCTGCACTAAAAGTATTTGCTGTCTGTTTGGTTTTCAAGTTTAATTTACGCCTGAAATCATCCTTGATTGATTATTTTTGTCGTCAATGAGAAATTTGTTGTTCAGAGTAAGGTCAAGTCCTGGTGTATCCATGAATAGATTACAAATGTAACCACAGTACTTGCACCAGTTACCAACATAAACTTACCAATTAAGAGCAAACCTATGCCTTGTTTGATGATAGTTTCCAgcaggaggggggtgggagggggcaaGGGGAGGAATTTGGATTGCACAAACTAGTTATCCTGTTCTGCTCACCTGAGTTGCTAGTCTACATTCAACCACTCGGACATTAAAATGAGCTGTTGCAGCTTTGTTCATCTCCACGCACGTATTAGCAATGACAAAGACAAACCCCGTTGGCAATTTGACATCCGTGGCACGAAGTGGTCGGAAATCCACAAGTTTGGCCTGCAGTGATGAAAGATAAAGAATAAATATTATAAGAGTGTGGATGTTGGACATTGGGAAATTTagacgaaaaaagaaaaataatgtacTTGGACACAGGAAGCACAGGTCTCCCAATTACAAAGGCAATGGTGAGGTGTGGTGAGGACCATAATCACATTTTTTGCAGCTATTTCTGTCCTTTTTTGCCTTTATGACAGTTGGCTTGTGATGTAGGTGTAGTTATCTCTCCTTTTCCACATGCGTCTTAAGTGGATGATTTAAGTTAGGGATGGACACTGTTAGATAGCTATAAACATGGTAACTAAAATAGACCTCAAGTTATCGATCACTTAAGGTTTACTGAGGCTATATAACTATTTCAATGGAATGACTCCCTTGGTGTTTAGGAATGAGTCAAACATAAAGTTTCAAATACTAACTTCTTTGATATCTAAAGTCACATGAAACTCCTGCCTCTGAACCAAAAATTTAATTGCAAATGCAAGTGAAGGTTGAAAAAGAAAgattttaaagggatattcctgtTACACTCAGTATAAGACTTAATGTATCTTAAAGAGTAAAATATTCCAGACTGTAGGTCAGTGTTGTAGTAAGAGTACAAGAGCATGATAAGGAGTTTGAGTAGAACTAAACCGTATCTTTTAAATACTAAGATGTTATTTTTATGCTAGTTCCTATAAAAAGTATTGGAAATGCCTCAAGTACAGGTGCGGTTATAAATCCACAAGAATGAGTACAGGATATACTAGAATACGTGTAGGGTCTCACTAACAGTCTGTTCTTAGCTGAAAACACCAAATATTGTCCTTAGTTAGTGCAAGTTTTAGTAGATTGAATGGCCACGCCTTTCCCGTGCTCAAATATAGAGGACCAGAGTAAGATGGACTGTGACAGTTCTTCAAAAGCTTGACTTTACTATTAGATTTATTATTGAcatgtgatacatttggaatatttGATTAGCTGCCACAGTTCTCTGTATGTAGAAATACATAACAGAGAAccaatgaaacaaaacatcaaaaaacataaaattcCACCCTCCCCCGTGCCCCCTCTCTTCCTTCCCCAAAAGAGACAAATGTATTTACATATCCTTCTTTTGCCAGGAAACAGATAGCTTGATCCATGCCACCTCCTTGTGTACCGATGTACCATTCACACCTCATGCAAATATCTGCCAACTCCATCTGTGATAGAGAaaaccaagaaaacaaaatctcaAGTGTAACAGCTTATCTCCTAAAAGCAAAGTTAATCTTAACAAATCCTATGGCAAACTTGTGCTTAAACTAACTCAATTTAATGAATGTTCAGGCCATTTGTTCCAacccaaaaaaataaagaagaagaacaaaagaaagaaaattggaaGCAGTTTAAAGGAGCATATTGTGTTTAAATATCAACCGAATTTGACGCCTGCATACCATTAATTGTGATCTTTAAACATGTACCAAACATGTACGCTACTCCAAACATATTGCGCAAAAAACGTCTTGAATCTTACAAAATTGAGCAAAAAGGATGAACACATTTGTCAGCAAAATGGCTAATTATCCAATGATAAGCTATGTTTATAGGCATTATATTTCTCTATGACATATGCATACAGGTCATGCCAGGTTGCCTCAATACTGCACAATACATGTGACATGTCTGGATTACTGACCGTCCCGTATAATGTACCAGTGTACGAACGATATATGTACACGGTATAGTGCATTATAGTCCTATTTGAACGTTATCAAATGAGCTTGCATGTTGCGTTGAAAATCTGTTTATTTAGCAACACTTATCGGCTTTCCCACTAAAATTAAACCCcttttaaatgtaaaatgaaatttaactGTACAAAATTTACCATATCAACCATGAAAATATGACTAAAATTATCATTAGTTTACCAACAAATCTTAGctcaaagtcggcaatgacgaTAACATGCTGTCAATCATTTTTATCAGAGTGACAGAAAATACCCACATGCACACTGATTGGTCCATTGGTAGAACACAATGCATTGAAATGTTGAGAAGGGTTAGAGAAAATTGTCAGAAACATACTGTTGATTATATATCGAAGGCCGAATGCCTTTGGACCATAGCGTAAgtcttttctattatttattgtatttatacGCCTTGCATTTGCCATGATTAATTCGTTTCAAAAACTTCTAATACACCAATTTATGTTACTTGTTAGTAATACAGTAACAGTATGTACAGGCTGCTAATAATACACCTATGAAGTTGCTAAAACGCATGGCTCTGTTACATCCAGTAGTATGGGCCTAGTACATCACGGTACATGCAAAATTAGTGAAACAGGCAGTTTGCTATTGTCTGACGTCACATGATAGAGATGATTTGATTGGCTGATTTTAAattatgaataagaaaggtATGGTGTACATGCATTATTGTTTGGGccaaatttgtcaatttttacgAAAATCTTAATTACTCGTTAATTAGTGTTCGGTAACAATTCTATCACAATAATCTCTCTTTCATCAATCGCTAGTTGCTGatatgtaaatgaatgtaaGTGACAATGGAATGCTAAAAATCCCAGATAAACCCAATATAGACCTTTaagctttccttgtggcaatgCCACACAAGTAATGATGTATCAATCATTTTTCCCACTAAGCAGCTACAGTATTAACCAATCATAGTGCACAATTTCCTGCTCTGATGTGCAGTGAAATGAATAGTTGGCAGTGAGATACGTCAGTCTCCCTCCTTCTGCCCAGGTGCTGTTTTCATATTCAATCATCAGTCCGATCAGAATTTAACCTGATTCATCCTACTCCCAGGCAAATAGTGAGGGGCATATTAGGTTACATGTCCTGTCTACAACCATACCTTTCCTGAGGCACACAGAGAATAAAATACGACATGCTGAAGTAGTAAAAGGCAAACTTTGTTTACAATTACATCTACAGCAAAGGTCACCATAGTCTACTTCAAAACACTTAATACAACTACACATACCAAAGCAAAACATTGAAAACTTAACAGTAGTACTGACCTTTGAAATAGCGAGTTTGTTGGCATGCATAAGAGACAAAGCTGCACAACAGACCATGGCACTAGAGCTTGATAAACCAGCACTTGGAGGAACAGTGCCATCAACAGTGACATCCAAACCTACTGGATCGGAAAGCTTAGAGAATTCAAGTATGCCTTTCACACCGCAGAGAAAGTAGTTGTACCATGAAGGCTTTGTGGAATTGATTTTAAAGTCTTTAATTGATGTGGTGAAGTCACTACAAAAGtacaaaagaaataagaatagaaaaaaaaaattataatgtaATTGACAAAATGACTGTTAACTAGACTGTATTTATTACCATTAAGCCAATTTGATGGCAAACCAGTCTATGTTAGTTGATGTAACTTTGGTACAATGTAGTTATAATACAGCTCTTGCATTTTGGTGCTATGTTCAAATAGCAGAACAATTCTAAAGGCTCTGTGTAACTACCGCCAGAACTAGGCTTTTCATTGATTATAGTCTTAATAACAGcaatttttacatatttaactgtatatAATTTGAATGGATTTGTTATCAAAAGTAAATTTCCACTTTGTCCACTTCCATTTGCATATTATTaacttggaaaaaaaatcagtatCAATTTTCCAAAGATGCTCCAATCTCAAGAGGTTTTGTAGCGATTGTCAAGATTAAAGAATATTTTAGTATTGggacaaaaacaaatttatttccTTTGTGGGAATTAACAAGCATGAAATATTGGACACTGACCAAATAAGTCTACTCCCTGTAGGGTTTTGGTTTTCATTCTGAAATTAAATTCTTAAACTGGTTAACCTAaagttaaatataacaaatacacTCCCTATGAAACCAGGCATTTGCAGTGAGTGCAAGACTGTAGCCCAGGCATTCTGAGTTGGGGCAAcgacaatttaaggaggggcacaaAATATTTGAGGTAGGGGTGCATCCTATGAGGCATAATATATATAGCCCTACCTGTATTTTGATGATGTATTGGTAAGGTTTATTTCTCCAGAGTTGTTAGTGCTCACTGCCATAACAATGTCCTGCTGAATAGCCATCGGAAGCACAGAATAGCCGCTGTAATCTATGTGCTCCCCTGTTGAGTAgatgaaaaaaatgtaactCAAAATTTAATATGATTTAGTAATAACTTGATTTAATCAGTAATTAATTTCCAAGCCCCTCCCTCCACGGTCTTTTGTATTGTGCTGCTAAGTATTATAAAAGGCAAAGTGTCAAGAGTTAAGCTGTCTGTTCCATTACCTGTCAACATCTTCATGACTCAAataactacaaaaacaaatttcagcaacttgatatgtacagtacaaattGAAATATCTGAACTTTCATCATCCAGACCAGATTTTACTGGAATCCAATAATATTCAAAGGATTGGCAAGTTCTGCATAAAACTACAGATGTTTTATGCTGtacattttaattgtttaatgaaatagaaaatatcCACGTCAGGTAAAATTTCAAGGTCACTGCCTTCTAAAATTGAACAACCTACCTATTATGTTCACTCTTCCTGGAGCTCTGGCCAAAAAATCAGGAAACTTGCCATACCTCTCCTTATGTCTCGAGGTGATATTTCTATATCTGTAAGAAAGATGCAAAGCATAGATGTAGTTTTTTCAAGTTGGATAAACACTAGACTTTTTTCCCCTTCGGAGCCAATTCCAACAACATTGTTTGGTATGTGATGATGAAATTTTGGTTCAGTTTAAAGCTTTTTACACTCCCACAATGTGGCAAGTATTTTTCACTTTTGGAAATGTTACTCTCTAAATATAACCCAGATTACCTCGAGATGACACCACTACTCCGTAAGAACGATCCGTCTGCTACATCTAGgcagagatgccaacctcttgacacaaaaaaacagactgaatatcgatttttgagagaaaaatcagattttcacaaaAACTCAACACTACCACTGGCCCGTTGGCCCCAGGccagtaaaatgtcagaaaaatgttttactggtaagaacgggcaagtaaaatgtttgctttttcaatAACATCTAATGTGAAAATTGTAAAGCATCTGTAATAATTCTTATGATGCAAAAAGGGTGTTTAAATGCATAATGAGAATAATGATACAGCTTAATTGCttgcatattttgggccaatgaGAATTTGGTTCAAGCCAGAAGTAgaagtgagaaaaaaattacTGTATAGACTTGCATTATACTCATGGAAATATGAGCCACATTCCTGTTAACTGACATTATAAACCAACTAAAAGTAAAAAAGAGtcagatatttcaaataatcaaatatGAATTGCAGCATGTAGCAAGATTATTGATcaactatttaaaaaaataataataaaaaaaaaataataaaaaaataataataatattaaaaaaaaaaaaaaacgtttttttttttggaaagatgAAAAGTCGTATTTTCAAGAGACGAGTCGTATTATcgtatttcactttttttatcGTACTAAATACAATAAAATCGTACTGGTTGGCATCTCTGTCTAGGcaagcatacatacagtattgctTTGTAAATTGTTACATGATATTAACGTAACATTCTGGACAAATGTGTCATTTATGGGGTATTAACATACTTAACATGGCAGACAACTTCAGGTCAGATTCTTCTCAACTGTTAGTTTTGTGGGAACTGAAGAATAAACATTTTGGGGTCATTATATTACTAAGGTACTTCACTTCTGGAAATCGCACACAGGTGATTGTATTTGGGTTATCCTAGATCTATATCGTTCATCAAATCCTTatgtgcgtcaattatgagcccaccatgctactataTATCATGTCTTCATAAAAACCATCCTGTGCAAAGCAAATACCCTACTGGACTCACCATAAGGCTAATTGAGATGGAAATATGGGTTACTCCAGTACATTACAATGATAGAGCAGTCAGTATACAAGCAAACCATTAGAACTCAGCTCAATCTTTTGTCTGTTATGCCTAAGTGAAGGCTACATAACCTGTAACTGTGTAAAGAAGTTTGCGATGTTAGCTCATGGCAACCTCCATATTCTTAGCCTGGGGATATAGCTTGGGCTGAGGCTATCATCCTACCACTGGACCAGCCTGGGCCCAAACTCGGTTTCCAGAAACAATTTTAAGACTATTGAGGGTTGTTAAAGGTACAGGAAGAAGGCCTAGCCTACCTTAGCCTAGGCTCCTAAGTTAGAGTCTAACGTCAGACTAACCTGTCTACTTGACTAGCTGTGACTTCCGCTAGACTATAAACAGCTGGCTTATCTTGATCCTGATCCATTTTTGACGACATTGTTTTCTTGAGAAATTATAATTTCAGCTTGTGCTTATTGCCACGTCTTTTTTTCACCTGCATCCAGCCGAGTGTTCGGTTCTGTTTGTAACAAACACAATTTTATGAGGGTGGCCACAAAGGTAGGATTCACATAACTAGTAAATTATTGCATTTTAGCCTTTGCATTGCTATATTTACTGATCTTTCAAATACTAAAATATGGGTTATATTACTATAGAACATCTTAAATAAATTCACAAACATATTTTCGAATATTTTTGTCTGACAGATTCTCAAGGATGGTGCTAAATGTGGAAAATAAAAAGCTAAACCGGTTACCCGTTGCGGACCCTCGCCAACATCAGGTGACAAAACAGCTGATCTGAATTTATTGCCAAAAGCAAAATAGTGACAGAGTGACACCTAGTATTTATTAATAAATGTGAtaataaagaatatatatatgaactatttagtttaatcataattttatacatttaatttgaaaaatatgttactttataAACGATAAACCTCTTGttacaaatatttgtaaatggTTCGGCCTACCTTAAGCTTAGCCTTCGCTATAACGTTCAAATCAAAATGGCCGCCTCCATCAGCAGACGGTGTGTTAGACATCTCTCCACATTTCCTCTGCTTAATGCGCGACCAGGATATCCACCGAGCTTGAGAAATGTGGAGGTTATTCTGCCTCGTGTTCCACGAATTACTGAAGGAAATGAACCTCAATACCCACCTGTAAAACCGTCGATGACCTCAGGATCAAAAGCAGCGAAACAGGCAAGACGTGCTCTTTGGATCGACAACGTAAGAAGCAGCGACACACCAGTGGAGATGATTTACTTGCTGAACAAACGGCAAAGGTGGCAAGAAGTTATTAAACCTTTCTCCCTTCAGTCAGGCTATGGACATTTCTTCCGGGACGTCACGAAAACAGCTGTGGTTGATGAATTACCGGAAAACATCCAAACACTAGCAGAATCAGGCCAGGTTAAAACTGAAGTAGAGGTCTTGACAGAAAGAGTTATTGAGTTGTTGATGGTTGAATCTTTTTCAATCAGAAGAAAGAAGCAACACCGAATTATAGAACACAAAGAAAGATCCCAGAGTTTAGCACAGAATATTCTTAATCTGCTGATTTCTCATCTTGGAAACAGATTTCCTCATCTAACTGATGCTGTTGTTGATGGAAGATGTCA
Proteins encoded:
- the LOC139978826 gene encoding N-acetylgalactosamine kinase-like, with protein sequence MSSKMDQDQDKPAVYSLAEVTASQVDRYRNITSRHKERYGKFPDFLARAPGRVNIIGEHIDYSGYSVLPMAIQQDIVMAVSTNNSGEINLTNTSSKYSDFTTSIKDFKINSTKPSWYNYFLCGVKGILEFSKLSDPVGLDVTVDGTVPPSAGLSSSSAMVCCAALSLMHANKLAISKMELADICMRCEWYIGTQGGGMDQAICFLAKEGYAKLVDFRPLRATDVKLPTGFVFVIANTCVEMNKAATAHFNVRVVECRLATQIIAKAKGLNWREIRSFGELHKKLGLSLQEMLAVVEEILHQHPYEKKEVCQILGVTDEELNKESLSANTLDVEQFKLYNRSKHVFSEAERVESLRHGNITEGSTLGRILFDGHHSGSVLYECSCKELDELVEICRNAGAIGSRLTGAGWGGCTISIVPETLADSFLAEVRSKYFEVDPKRLERVDQNLFVTQPGNGAHLVEDNFAEF